Proteins co-encoded in one Ruegeria pomeroyi DSS-3 genomic window:
- a CDS encoding crotonase/enoyl-CoA hydratase family protein, with protein MARVSVEYKDHVAFVTLTRGDKMNALDQAMFQAIIAAGQEVAASDARAVVLSGEGKSFCAGLDVANFAAFAGQDPVEMLMPRSHGDTNDFQEVAMVWRRVPVPVIAALHGAVYGGGLQIALGADIRIAAPDTRLSVLEMKWGLIPDMGGMVLLPQLVRSDVLRLLTYTARPIGAEKAAEWGLVTDLADDPLAEATALAQEIAGKSPSAIRSAKRLIDQAEAMSREEVLLAESQEQAQLIGKPDQMEVIAAQMQGRAPVFK; from the coding sequence ATGGCGCGCGTATCCGTCGAATACAAGGACCATGTCGCATTTGTCACCCTGACCCGGGGAGACAAGATGAATGCGCTGGATCAGGCGATGTTTCAGGCAATTATCGCGGCGGGACAAGAGGTTGCGGCCTCGGATGCGCGTGCGGTGGTGCTGTCGGGCGAGGGCAAAAGCTTCTGCGCGGGGCTTGATGTGGCGAATTTCGCGGCCTTTGCCGGGCAAGACCCGGTCGAGATGCTGATGCCGCGCAGCCATGGCGACACCAACGATTTCCAGGAGGTGGCGATGGTCTGGCGCCGGGTGCCGGTACCGGTAATCGCGGCGCTGCATGGCGCGGTTTACGGCGGTGGTTTGCAGATCGCCCTGGGCGCCGATATCCGCATCGCCGCCCCCGATACTCGCCTGTCGGTGCTGGAAATGAAATGGGGCCTGATCCCGGATATGGGGGGCATGGTGCTGCTGCCGCAGCTGGTGCGCTCGGATGTGCTGCGCCTGCTGACCTATACTGCCCGCCCGATCGGTGCCGAAAAGGCCGCTGAATGGGGGCTGGTGACCGACCTGGCCGACGATCCACTGGCCGAGGCCACAGCGCTGGCGCAAGAGATCGCGGGCAAAAGCCCCTCGGCCATCCGTTCGGCCAAGCGTCTGATCGATCAGGCCGAAGCCATGAGCCGAGAAGAGGTATTGCTGGCGGAATCGCAGGAACAGGCGCAGCTGATCGGCAAGCCGGATCAGATGGAAGTGATCGCCGCCCAGATGCAGGGGCGCGCACCGGTCTTCAAGTAG
- a CDS encoding DUF1992 domain-containing protein, giving the protein MLNTLRSLIERQILKARAEGKLSGLEGEGKPLPDRSQEALSDPAVAAGFRIMAQAGVIPEEFSVKKQLDDARAAFAQLSDPAERKAAMARIADLEMRYNMARDARRAFLK; this is encoded by the coding sequence ATGCTGAACACATTGCGCAGCCTGATCGAACGCCAGATCCTCAAGGCCCGGGCCGAGGGCAAGCTCTCGGGTCTTGAGGGCGAGGGCAAACCCCTGCCCGACCGCAGCCAGGAGGCCTTGAGCGACCCGGCTGTTGCGGCCGGTTTCCGGATCATGGCGCAGGCCGGTGTGATCCCCGAGGAGTTCTCTGTGAAAAAGCAGCTCGATGACGCACGCGCGGCCTTTGCCCAGCTGAGCGACCCGGCAGAGCGCAAAGCGGCCATGGCACGGATCGCCGATCTCGAGATGCGCTACAACATGGCGCGTGACGCACGGCGCGCCTTTCTGAAATAG
- a CDS encoding SMP-30/gluconolactonase/LRE family protein: MRYVLILLLALFGYLLFWPIPVAPVAYHPPETPGFTGDFAENRVLDRAEFVTLPDGEIGPEDLAVMPDGTVYTTSLAGNLYRIDGAVPQLVDRLGGRPLGLKAGPDGALYIADSFRGILRWTAPGEVETVVDQIDGAPVIYANQLDLGRDGTIYFSNSTDRFDPRTLGGTKPTSVMTVWEQSDTGYVARRTPDGRVEKIATGFVYTNGVALSPDEDFLLINETGRARVHRLWLTGDKAGQSEVFLDNLPGYPDNIEAQGDGTYWLAFASPRVPAEALMPYPFLRKVVWRLGPKVRPAPIHRGMLIQFDGTGRILRTVQDPDGRLGITTGGKQVGARFYVMTLDSPGFARMDSADLR; encoded by the coding sequence ATGCGTTATGTCCTGATCCTGTTGCTTGCCCTGTTTGGCTATCTTCTGTTCTGGCCGATCCCGGTGGCGCCAGTGGCCTATCACCCGCCCGAGACCCCCGGATTTACCGGCGATTTTGCCGAGAATCGGGTGCTCGACCGCGCCGAGTTCGTGACCCTGCCCGATGGTGAAATCGGCCCCGAGGATCTGGCCGTGATGCCCGACGGCACGGTCTATACGACCTCGCTGGCGGGCAATCTCTATCGCATCGACGGCGCTGTGCCACAGCTGGTCGACCGGCTGGGCGGGCGTCCGCTGGGCCTCAAGGCGGGTCCGGATGGCGCGCTTTACATCGCTGACAGTTTCCGGGGCATCCTGCGCTGGACCGCGCCCGGCGAGGTCGAGACCGTGGTCGATCAGATCGACGGCGCGCCGGTGATCTATGCCAACCAGCTGGATCTGGGGCGCGATGGCACCATCTATTTCTCGAACTCGACCGACCGGTTCGACCCCAGGACGCTGGGCGGGACCAAGCCCACCTCGGTCATGACTGTCTGGGAGCAGTCCGATACCGGCTATGTCGCCCGGCGCACCCCCGATGGCAGGGTCGAGAAGATCGCGACTGGTTTCGTCTATACCAACGGTGTTGCCCTGTCGCCGGACGAGGATTTCCTGCTGATCAACGAGACCGGGCGCGCACGCGTGCACCGGCTGTGGCTGACGGGAGACAAGGCGGGCCAGAGCGAGGTTTTCCTCGACAACCTGCCGGGCTATCCCGACAACATCGAGGCGCAGGGCGACGGCACTTATTGGCTGGCCTTCGCCAGCCCGCGGGTGCCCGCCGAGGCGCTGATGCCCTATCCCTTCCTGCGCAAGGTGGTCTGGCGGCTTGGCCCCAAGGTGCGGCCCGCGCCGATCCATCGCGGCATGCTGATCCAGTTCGACGGCACGGGGCGCATCCTGCGCACGGTGCAGGACCCGGATGGCCGGCTGGGCATCACCACCGGCGGCAAGCAGGTGGGCGCGCGGTTCTATGTCATGACGCTCGACAGCCCCGGTTTTGCCCGCATGGACTCGGCCGACCTTCGCTGA
- a CDS encoding alpha/beta fold hydrolase — protein MERRLCAILAADMAGYSRLMERNETDVLNRQKLYRRELIDPAIAQAGGQIVKTTGDGMLARFDTAQAALRCALEIQQAMQQREEDTPRKERIQYRIGINIGDIVLEDGDIFGDAVNVAARLEAISEPGAICVSDIVHQITQDRVSEPFTDLGLQKVKNITRPIRVWQWVPDADRDQSHDPQPSHVQHVSFCIAGDGTQLAWARVGKGPSVLKAPNWLNHLDYEWRSPLWGPFLEQMSQRCDLVRFDQRGNGLSDRDPHEISEDAMISDMRSIVQAAGLDRFLLFGISQGCAFSVRYAAENPDKVAGLILVSGYLRGSLKRGSPEQAAISEATNVLIREGWGSPNPAYRHLFTESMMPDATEAQKAVFDELQRVSCSPEVAARINTMNATVDVSGFAPRIRVPTLVLHSEGDRRVPVAEGRRMAAMIPGARFVTLPGNNHALIDNSPALDLFLSEFSSFLAEIVES, from the coding sequence ATGGAGCGTCGTCTCTGCGCCATTCTGGCCGCCGACATGGCAGGCTACAGCCGCCTGATGGAGCGCAACGAAACAGATGTTCTGAACCGTCAAAAGCTCTATCGGCGCGAGCTGATCGACCCGGCCATCGCGCAGGCCGGCGGCCAGATCGTCAAGACCACTGGCGACGGCATGCTGGCGCGCTTCGATACCGCGCAGGCAGCGTTGCGCTGCGCCCTGGAGATCCAACAGGCGATGCAGCAGCGCGAGGAGGATACCCCCCGTAAGGAGCGCATCCAGTATCGTATCGGTATCAACATCGGCGATATCGTCCTGGAAGACGGGGATATATTCGGCGACGCGGTCAATGTCGCCGCCCGGCTGGAAGCGATTTCCGAACCCGGCGCGATCTGCGTCTCGGATATCGTGCACCAGATAACCCAGGACCGTGTATCGGAGCCGTTCACCGATCTCGGCCTGCAAAAGGTCAAGAACATCACCCGCCCGATCCGGGTCTGGCAATGGGTGCCCGATGCCGACCGGGACCAGAGCCACGACCCGCAGCCCTCTCATGTCCAGCATGTCTCGTTCTGTATCGCAGGGGACGGCACGCAACTCGCCTGGGCCCGGGTCGGCAAGGGCCCAAGCGTCCTCAAGGCGCCGAACTGGCTCAACCATCTCGATTATGAATGGCGCAGCCCGCTCTGGGGGCCATTCCTGGAACAGATGTCACAGCGCTGCGATCTTGTCCGCTTCGATCAGCGCGGCAACGGGCTGTCGGACCGGGACCCTCACGAGATTTCCGAGGATGCGATGATCTCGGACATGCGCAGCATCGTCCAGGCGGCCGGACTGGACCGTTTCCTGTTGTTCGGCATTTCGCAAGGCTGCGCCTTTTCGGTCCGCTATGCCGCCGAAAACCCGGACAAGGTCGCGGGCCTGATCCTTGTCTCCGGCTATCTTCGCGGCTCGCTCAAACGCGGCTCGCCCGAGCAAGCGGCGATATCCGAGGCGACCAATGTCCTGATCCGCGAGGGTTGGGGCTCACCCAACCCGGCTTATCGGCACCTGTTCACCGAAAGCATGATGCCCGATGCCACCGAAGCGCAGAAAGCGGTCTTTGACGAATTGCAGCGCGTCTCGTGCTCGCCCGAGGTGGCAGCCCGGATCAACACGATGAACGCCACTGTCGATGTTTCGGGGTTTGCACCCCGCATCCGGGTACCGACGCTGGTGCTGCATTCCGAGGGAGACCGCCGCGTGCCTGTCGCCGAGGGGCGCCGGATGGCGGCAATGATCCCCGGCGCGCGCTTTGTCACCCTGCCCGGAAACAACCATGCGCTCATCGATAACTCACCCGCGTTGGACCTGTTCCTTTCAGAATTCTCGTCGTTTCTGGCAGAGATTGTCGAAAGCTGA
- a CDS encoding pyridoxal phosphate-dependent aminotransferase → MTGPRYTPLAQSLPATVPFVGPETQERQRGAPFAARLGANENIFGPSPRAIEAMQRAAAEIWMYGDPENHDLRAALATHHGVRPENIVVGEGIDGLLGYLVRLMVGPGDAVVTSEGAYPTFNYHVAGFGGVLHKVPYAGDHEDPQALFAKAAEVGAKLVYLANPDNPMGSWLTGADIVAAMQALPEDTLLVLDEAYVECAPECTAVQVDLDDPRLIRMRTFSKAYGMAGARVGYALGAPELIAAFNKVRNHFGMNRAAQAGALAALADGGWLTHVQEQIAAARTRLGEIARENGLTPLPSATNFVTIDCGSDGNFAKCVLDNLVSSGIFVRMPFAEPQNRCIRVSCGPKADLDAFAAALPGALAAARS, encoded by the coding sequence ATGACCGGACCACGCTATACCCCGCTTGCCCAATCGCTGCCCGCCACCGTGCCCTTTGTCGGCCCCGAGACGCAGGAGCGTCAGCGCGGCGCGCCCTTTGCCGCGCGGCTGGGCGCGAACGAGAATATCTTTGGCCCCTCGCCCCGCGCCATCGAAGCGATGCAGCGTGCGGCGGCTGAAATCTGGATGTATGGCGACCCGGAAAACCACGACCTGCGCGCCGCACTGGCGACGCATCACGGGGTGCGCCCCGAGAATATCGTGGTGGGCGAAGGCATCGACGGGCTGTTGGGCTATCTGGTGCGTCTGATGGTGGGTCCGGGCGATGCGGTGGTCACCTCCGAAGGGGCCTATCCCACCTTCAACTATCACGTGGCGGGCTTTGGCGGGGTGCTGCACAAGGTGCCCTATGCGGGCGATCACGAGGATCCGCAGGCACTGTTCGCCAAGGCGGCTGAGGTGGGGGCCAAGCTGGTCTACCTTGCCAATCCCGACAACCCGATGGGCAGCTGGCTGACGGGCGCCGATATCGTGGCCGCGATGCAGGCGCTGCCCGAAGATACGCTGTTGGTGCTGGACGAGGCCTATGTGGAATGCGCGCCCGAATGCACCGCCGTTCAGGTGGATCTGGATGATCCGCGCCTGATCCGCATGCGCACCTTCTCCAAGGCCTATGGCATGGCGGGAGCACGGGTGGGCTATGCGCTTGGCGCGCCGGAGCTGATCGCCGCCTTCAACAAGGTACGCAATCATTTCGGCATGAACCGCGCAGCCCAGGCCGGGGCACTGGCGGCGCTGGCCGATGGTGGCTGGCTGACCCATGTGCAGGAACAGATCGCAGCCGCGCGCACCCGTCTGGGTGAAATCGCGCGCGAGAACGGGCTGACACCACTGCCCTCGGCCACCAATTTCGTGACCATCGACTGCGGCAGTGACGGCAACTTTGCAAAGTGCGTGCTGGATAACCTGGTTTCATCGGGCATTTTTGTGCGGATGCCCTTTGCCGAGCCGCAAAATCGCTGCATCCGGGTCAGCTGCGGACCCAAGGCCGATCTGGACGCCTTTGCCGCTGCCCTGCCCGGCGCCCTGGCGGCGGCGCGGAGCTGA